From a region of the Budorcas taxicolor isolate Tak-1 chromosome 9, Takin1.1, whole genome shotgun sequence genome:
- the MSANTD7 gene encoding LOW QUALITY PROTEIN: zinc finger and SCAN domain containing 29 (The sequence of the model RefSeq protein was modified relative to this genomic sequence to represent the inferred CDS: substituted 4 bases at 4 genomic stop codons) produces the protein MATSNRRAGIRXYRQEIWRLLSTLGKAKYVQRLQTVHHNADIYQAMSKWMXQDFCRTMLQCSCKFKVKLIFKTYVAHTSMGNSPHCPFYDVLNQLLXNQIVTDADKLMEDAAWAKNSDLNLASPDTTGEEGTSILGAKRTQGAEHQPILKTVKQSDEDCHLRVSDQMPETSDLEDSRDNSLGTGCSQGTPSYSSSHHLHSGVAAPCQSSPVTRLALSGEPSSCSSSSRNTHEVASTQQPPASSSRAPFVSGGDRPLTSEPPPKWPQXRRWSVARTIAAELAENRKLIREFSKQEQEKLDQLIALGKEASSQQDIASELLKGAVVVVRRLATAVEEATRAFQLGLEKLLQRLISNTKS, from the exons ATGGCTACTTCCAATAGACGTGCAGGCATCCGGTAGTACAGACAGGAGATATGGAGGCTTCTCTCCACACTAGGCAAGGCGAAGTACGTTCAGCGCCTGCAAACCGTGCATCACAACGCAGATATCTATCAGGCCATGTCCAAGTGGATGTAGCAGGACTTCTGCCGCACCATGCTGCAGTGCAGCTGCAAGttcaaagtca AACTTATATTTAAAACCTATGTGGCCCACACAAGTATGGGTAACTCACCACACTGTCCCTTTTATGATGTGTTGAATCAGCTTCTCTGAAATCAGATAGTGACTGATGCAGACAAGTTAATGGAGGACGCTGCTTGGGCCAAGAACAGTGACCTGAATTTAGCATCCCCTGACACCACGGGGGAGGAGGGAACCAGCATTCTGGGAGCAAAAAGGACTCAGGGAGCAGAGCATCAGCCTATTTTGAAAACAGTGAAGCAATCAGATGAGGATTGTCATCTGAGGGTCAGTGACCAGATGCCAGAAACCAGTGACCTAGAGGACTCCAGGGATAACTCCTTGGGTACAGGGTGCTCTCAAGGGACCCCCAGCTACAGCAGCTCCCACCACCTTCACAGTGGTGTAGCTGCCCCTTGTCAGAGCAGCCCCGTGACCAGACTGGCTCTGTCTGGTGAGCCCAGCTCCTGCTCCAGCTCTAGCCGAAACACTCATGAGGTGGCCTCCACACAgcagcctccagcctcctcctccagggctcctTTTGTTTCTGGTGGGGATAGGCCTTTGACCAGTGAGCCCCCTCCCAAGTGGCCCCAGTGAAGAAGGTGGTCAGTGGCCAGGACTATTGCAGCTGAGCTGGCAGAAAACAGGAAGTTGATACGAGAATTTTCAAAGCAGGAGCAAGAAAAATTGGACCAGCTGATTGCCCTTGGCAAGGAGGCCAGCAGTCAGCAGGACATTGCCAGTGAGCTCCTAAAGGGTGCAGTGGTCGTAGTCAGACGCTTGGCCACAGCAGTGGAAGAGGCAACCAGGGCTTTCCAGCTGGGACTTGAAAAGTTGCTTCAGAGGTTAATTTCAAACACCAAAAGTTAG